A stretch of DNA from Dokdonia sp. PRO95:
TCCCATAGCAAATTAAGTGTGCTTGAATTTGCAATTGGGGCTCTTCTATTTTCAAAGCGGAGCTTTGGAGGATCATCGAAGCGAAGCGGAGGTAATCCTCTCGTGAAAGTCTCCATTACAAATATATCTTTCTTTAAAAAGTTTGATCTCTGTCCCTTCCAGCTCACGAATGAGTACAAAGTTCCCATAGCAAATTAAGTGTGCTTGAATTTGCAATTGGGGCTCTTCTATTTTCAAAGCGGAGCTTTGAGAATCACCGAAGCGCAGCAGAGGTAATCCTTTCGTGAAAGTTTCCATTACAGATATATATTCCAGAAGCTAGTAGGAGAGTGAGATTAATTACAACCACATGTAAATTATTATAGGCTTTAACAGTTCAATAGTTGCATATGGTAAATCATAATCCTACATTGGTAGTCTAATCTATGATGACACAACCAGACGCATTAATTAATAAGTTTCTCGAGAAAGATCCTGCATCTTTTGAGAAAATTTATGAACTCTATAGCGAGAGCTTATTTGGAGTCATAAATAGTGTTGTACATAACCAAGAGGTGGCAGAAGAGTTATTACAAGACACCTTTGTTAAAATCTGGAACAATTCAGATAAGTACAACCCTTCAAAAGGAAGATTTTTTACGTGGATGCTCAACATAGCTCGCAATGGAGCTATAGACAAAACACGTTCTAAAGATTTCAAAAATCAAAAGAAAAACCATACTGCCGAATATTTCGTAGATATTCTCGAGGAGAAAGGAAGTTTTAATACTTCGGTAGATGCGATAGGTATCAAGAAGTATGTAGACGTCCTAGAGCCGCTCTGTAAAAAGATAATTCATTTCTTGTTTTTTCAAGGTTACACTCAAAAGGAGACAGCCGAAGAGCTAGACATTCCTTTAGGTACCGTAAAAACACGAAATAGAATTTGTATTAAAAAACTTAGAGATATAGTAGGCGTAGTATGAAAAATTCACAAACATATATAGATTCAGGGGTTCTCGAACTCTTTGTATATGGAACACTTCCTGAAGAGGAAATGGTGGAGATTGCTCGTGAGGTATCTCAAGATACAGCGCTACAACAAGAAGTAGTAGAGATCGAAAACCACTTAATGCATCTTGCTAAGGCAGCCGCTCCTGGTGAGCCTAAGGATGTGAGTGTTCTAAGAAAGTATCTAAAAGATAATGATACAAAGGTAATCCCGCTTTCGCGAAAGCAAACACCTATCATTGCATTTATGGGATGGGCTGCAGCAATATTACTGCTTGCGGGTATAGGTTACTTATACACTGAAAATAACAAGCTTGAAGATCGTATTGTTGATACGGAGAGAGAATTGTTACTTCAAGAAGGTAAAACACAAGTTGCAGAAACAAACCTCGATCAAACTAGAGGATTGCTTAATGTAATACGTAAACAAGATTTAATTGCAGTGCCACTAGGAGCGCAAGCTATAGCACCAGAAGCTTATGCATCTGTGTATTGGGATAAGAAAAGTGGTAAAGCATATATAGATGTAAAAGGTTTACCAGAACCTCCTAAAGGGAAGGTTTACCAAGTGTGGTCTCTTACCTTAGAGCCTCTTACGCCTACGAGCATAGGAGTTCTTGATCAGTACGATGCTAGCGGAAATCAAATATTTGAACTAAGCAACCCTAATGAGTCCGAAGCCTTCGGAATTACGTTAGAGCCAGAAGGAGGAAGTGCTTCTCCTACACTAGAGCAACTATATACATTAGGAGTGGTTGCAGCATCTTAAGGTGCTTAAGAGACTTCTAATTACATTTAATATACATACGTATAGTATCAATTTAAAAACTCCTTGCTAGTTCTATAGTAAGGAGTTTTTTATAATCCATCAATTCACTTACCAACA
This window harbors:
- a CDS encoding anti-sigma factor; this translates as MKNSQTYIDSGVLELFVYGTLPEEEMVEIAREVSQDTALQQEVVEIENHLMHLAKAAAPGEPKDVSVLRKYLKDNDTKVIPLSRKQTPIIAFMGWAAAILLLAGIGYLYTENNKLEDRIVDTERELLLQEGKTQVAETNLDQTRGLLNVIRKQDLIAVPLGAQAIAPEAYASVYWDKKSGKAYIDVKGLPEPPKGKVYQVWSLTLEPLTPTSIGVLDQYDASGNQIFELSNPNESEAFGITLEPEGGSASPTLEQLYTLGVVAAS
- a CDS encoding sigma-70 family RNA polymerase sigma factor → MMTQPDALINKFLEKDPASFEKIYELYSESLFGVINSVVHNQEVAEELLQDTFVKIWNNSDKYNPSKGRFFTWMLNIARNGAIDKTRSKDFKNQKKNHTAEYFVDILEEKGSFNTSVDAIGIKKYVDVLEPLCKKIIHFLFFQGYTQKETAEELDIPLGTVKTRNRICIKKLRDIVGVV